GTGAAAGAGAAAAACTACTAGCAACCTCATCGCCATCCAAAGTACTCGTGTTTTCAAATTCATCGTTGCTTGGTGCTGCCTTAAGAGCCAAATTCAAATCTAGGCCGAAGTTTGAATCCAAAGCCTTCCTTTTCCAGCTGTTTTGCGCTTCTTGAAAATTTCTCCGGTCTTCATGGCCGGGAAGTTCAGCATTGTGCAAGTAATTGGCTTGGTATGTACCTCTCTCTTGAAATTGAATTATGAGGTTTGATTCCACCGAGGTTTGCTTTAGTCGGGTTTGCCTTGTTCCCTGTAATGGCTGGAACTCGTCCAGAGATTGATGCCTTGTCCACCAAGTAGCTTTTCCATTGAAAGAAGAATCGCGTACCTGTAAATTACACTCTTCCGAATTGTACTTATCGTTGCTTCCAATTATTGATCTGCGAGTGTCGACCGAATCATAGAGTTCAACATTACTAGCGCGACCAAGAGTCCATTTCCAGTACTGTGTCTGATTGTCATGCCGTCTCAAGGAAGCATCACCATATCTTGAGTGAAAGACACAGCTGCTTATGATCTTATTGT
Above is a genomic segment from Juglans microcarpa x Juglans regia isolate MS1-56 chromosome 1D, Jm3101_v1.0, whole genome shotgun sequence containing:
- the LOC121248526 gene encoding uncharacterized protein LOC121248526, which produces MLQSFNSQSPLISSGNLRYGDASLRRHDNQTQYWKWTLGRASNVELYDSVDTRRSIIGSNDKYNSEECNLQVRDSSFNGKATWWTRHQSLDEFQPLQGTRQTRLKQTSVESNLIIQFQERGTYQANYLHNAELPGHEDRRNFQEAQNSWKRKALDSNFGLDLNLALKAAPSNDEFENTSTLDGDEVASSFSLSLSSSPPSKQFGRLKDGDTGRRKLHSRGTSTLDLTL